The following proteins are encoded in a genomic region of Arachis ipaensis cultivar K30076 chromosome B02, Araip1.1, whole genome shotgun sequence:
- the LOC107628186 gene encoding uncharacterized protein LOC107628186 produces the protein MREFPSCFGENGVQVADSSSSLGSTTTTRSAQNVTCVYQCKLQESSSICFITVTWTKTLMGQGLSVGIDDLFSNHCLCKFDIKPWLFSRRKGSKNFDVKSNKVDIFWDLSSAKFGSGPEPLEGYYLAIMFNHVMVLLLGDLKKDACKKLFDHHNNGDDEISYNLHQSSGAIFIAKREHVFGKKCYGAKAQFCDKGPLHNVTIECDTFNTNSNNSISSDPCLVIRIDSKIVIQVKRLKWKFRGNHTILVDGVPVEVFWDVHNWLFGNSMGNAVFMFQTQSQSVSSSEDHHCHHHHHHHHEDALTWAYCQQFKDSQLQGLGFSLILYAWKNE, from the coding sequence ATGAGGGAATTTCCTTCTTGTTTCGGTGAGAATGGTGTTCAAGTTGctgattcatcatcttctttaggttcaacaacaacaacaagatcAGCACAAAATGTGACATGTGTCTACCAATGCAAGCTGCAAGAAAGTTCTTCAATTTGCTTCATCACAGTGACATGGACAAAAACCCTAATGGGACAAGGCTTGAGTGTGGGAATTGATGATCTTTTCAGCAACCATTGCCTCTGCAAGTTTGACATAAAGCCATGGCTGTTCTCAAGGAGAAAAGGGTCCAAGAATTTTGATGTCAAATCCAATAAAGTTGACATCTTTTGGGATTTGAGCTCTGCAAAATTTGGTTCTGGCCCTGAACCATTAGAAGGGTACTACCTAGCAATCATGTTCAACCATGTCATGGTGTTGCTCCTTGGTGATCTCAAAAAGGATGCATGCAAGAAACTATTTGATCATCATAATAATGGTGATGATGAAATTTCCTACAATCTTCATCAATCTTCTGGTGCAATTTTTATTGCAAAGAGGGAACATGTTTTTGGTAAGAAATGTTATGGAGCAAAGGCTCAATTTTGTGACAAGGGTCCATTGCACAATGTGACAATTGAATGTGACACATTTAATACCAACAGTAATAATAGTATTAGTAGTGATCCTTGTCTTGTGATAAGAATTGATAGCAAGATTGTGATTCAGGTGAAGAGGTTGAAATGGAAATTCAGAGGGAATCATACAATTTTGGTTGATGGGGTTCCAGTGGAAGTGTTCTGGGATGTGCATAATTGGCTCTTTGGGAATTCTATGGGGAATGCTGTGTTCATGTTCCAAACTCAATCTCAATCTGTTTCTTCTTCTGAAGATCATCactgtcatcatcatcatcatcatcatcatgaagatGCATTAACTTGGGCTTATTGTCAACAGTTTAAGGATTCACAGTTGCAAGGTCTTGGATTCTCTCTCATTTTGTATGCTTGGAAGAATGAGTAA